One genomic window of Phycisphaeraceae bacterium includes the following:
- a CDS encoding PAC2 family protein, with product MAEPQSTSKRSSDPDGKPAWLVAAWPGMGNVAILAAGYLMQKLSLKPVDELTVPSYFDVQAVEVTEGNIATPRLPRSYFFRPTEPLESGVDLTVFIGEAQPATGSFAFAHALLERAARWKPTRIVTFASMASQMHPSQRPRVIGAATDAQMLDELRRIEVDPMAEGQIGGMNGVLLGAASERTIPGLCLLGEIPYFAAGVANPRAAHAVLAAFGLLSGVEVELAELESHAEKVDAALIDMLERMERAAQERGDEEEEDFNGAPDPGLIEPTTAPAGEPAKPAEEPIDPAVTAKIERLFKQAAKDRAKAVQLKKELDKHNLFKRFENRFLDLFRRAE from the coding sequence ATGGCCGAGCCCCAATCCACCTCCAAGCGCTCCTCCGACCCCGACGGCAAGCCCGCCTGGCTCGTCGCCGCATGGCCCGGAATGGGCAACGTCGCGATCCTCGCGGCGGGCTACCTCATGCAGAAACTCAGCCTCAAGCCCGTCGATGAACTCACCGTCCCCTCCTACTTCGATGTCCAGGCCGTCGAGGTCACCGAGGGCAACATCGCCACCCCCCGCCTCCCCCGCTCCTACTTCTTCCGCCCCACCGAGCCCCTCGAGTCCGGCGTCGATCTCACCGTCTTCATCGGCGAGGCCCAGCCCGCGACCGGCTCCTTCGCCTTCGCCCACGCCCTCCTCGAACGCGCCGCCCGCTGGAAACCCACGCGCATCGTCACCTTCGCCTCCATGGCCTCCCAGATGCACCCCTCCCAGAGGCCCCGCGTCATCGGCGCCGCCACCGACGCCCAGATGCTCGACGAACTCCGCCGCATCGAGGTCGACCCCATGGCCGAGGGCCAGATCGGCGGCATGAACGGCGTCCTCCTCGGCGCCGCCTCCGAACGCACGATCCCCGGCCTCTGCCTCCTCGGCGAGATCCCCTACTTCGCCGCCGGTGTCGCCAACCCCCGTGCCGCCCACGCCGTGCTCGCAGCCTTCGGCCTCCTCTCCGGGGTCGAGGTCGAACTCGCCGAACTCGAATCCCACGCCGAAAAGGTCGACGCCGCCCTCATCGACATGCTCGAACGCATGGAGCGCGCCGCCCAGGAACGCGGCGACGAGGAAGAGGAAGACTTCAACGGCGCCCCCGACCCGGGCCTCATCGAGCCCACCACAGCCCCCGCTGGCGAACCGGCCAAACCCGCCGAGGAACCGATCGACCCCGCCGTCACCGCCAAGATCGAGCGACTCTTCAAGCAGGCCGCCAAGGACCGCGCCAAGGCCGTCCAACTCAAGAAGGAACTCGACAAGCACAACCTCTTCAAGCGGTTCGAGAACCGCTTCCTCGATCTCTTCCGCCGCGCCGAATAG
- a CDS encoding citryl-CoA lyase, whose product MAILIDKTKRVIVQGITGREGQARTRLMLDYGTAVVGGVTPGKGGTEVLGVPVFDSCAEAVKALGRVDVSVLFVPAAGIKAAALDAIHAGVGMVVLVADRVPVWDAMEIAAAAEEKGSSFVGPNTLGVASPGQAVVGMIGGRAESAREWFKPPLAGGTGVGIVSRSGGMSSSTAYYLGQAGVRISSIVHIGGDAVLGLRIPDVALMFEEDPATDAIVVFGEIGGGQEEELAGLIKEGRVTKPVAAYIGGKAATSGTRFSHAGAIIEGGRGGHAGKVEALRAAGATVVDAFGELPAAVAEMLRARGSRSLMSDAERKAVWTTAITKIEPNTVAVRGHDIAGLMGKVSFGAAVYLILTGRLPDERVGRLMDAILVSSIDHGATPPSCLAARTVASTGASLSQAVAAGVSSINRHHGGAIEDGARFLTRVIEEAGASGRTLDEVAAGEVARIKASGERISGFGHRVHTKDPRTARLFELAAEAGLGETGTSHIGAARAVERAFAAIGRPLPINVDGAIGAILADLGLDPRVYNGIFIIARAPGLVAHVAEEQSRERPMRRIDPVNHAYDGPVAGAR is encoded by the coding sequence ATGGCGATCCTGATTGACAAGACGAAGCGGGTGATCGTGCAGGGGATCACGGGGCGCGAGGGGCAGGCGCGGACGCGGTTGATGCTGGACTACGGGACGGCGGTGGTGGGGGGGGTGACGCCGGGGAAGGGGGGAACGGAGGTGCTGGGGGTGCCGGTGTTCGATTCGTGCGCGGAGGCGGTGAAGGCGCTGGGGCGGGTGGATGTGTCGGTGCTGTTCGTGCCCGCCGCGGGGATCAAGGCGGCGGCGCTGGATGCGATCCACGCGGGGGTGGGGATGGTGGTGCTGGTGGCGGATCGGGTGCCGGTGTGGGACGCGATGGAGATCGCGGCGGCGGCGGAGGAGAAGGGGTCGTCGTTCGTGGGGCCGAACACGCTTGGGGTGGCCAGCCCGGGGCAGGCGGTGGTGGGGATGATCGGCGGGCGGGCGGAATCGGCGCGGGAGTGGTTCAAGCCGCCGCTGGCGGGCGGGACGGGTGTGGGGATCGTGTCGAGGTCGGGGGGGATGTCGTCGAGCACGGCGTATTACCTGGGGCAGGCGGGGGTGAGGATCTCGTCGATCGTGCACATCGGGGGCGATGCGGTGCTGGGGCTGCGGATTCCGGATGTGGCGCTGATGTTCGAGGAGGATCCGGCGACGGACGCGATCGTGGTGTTCGGCGAGATCGGCGGGGGGCAGGAGGAGGAGTTGGCGGGGCTGATCAAGGAGGGGCGGGTGACGAAGCCGGTCGCCGCGTACATCGGCGGGAAGGCGGCGACGAGCGGGACACGGTTCAGCCACGCGGGGGCGATCATCGAGGGGGGCCGGGGCGGGCACGCGGGGAAGGTGGAGGCGTTGCGCGCGGCTGGGGCGACGGTGGTGGATGCGTTCGGCGAGCTGCCGGCGGCGGTGGCGGAGATGCTGCGGGCGCGGGGGAGCCGGAGCCTGATGAGCGATGCGGAGCGGAAGGCGGTGTGGACGACGGCGATCACGAAGATCGAGCCGAACACGGTGGCGGTGCGGGGGCACGACATCGCGGGGCTGATGGGGAAGGTGTCGTTCGGGGCGGCGGTGTACCTGATCCTGACGGGGCGGCTGCCGGATGAGCGGGTGGGGCGGCTGATGGATGCGATCCTGGTGTCGAGCATCGATCACGGGGCGACGCCGCCGTCGTGCCTGGCGGCGCGGACGGTGGCGAGCACGGGGGCGAGCCTGAGCCAGGCGGTGGCCGCGGGCGTGAGTTCGATCAACCGGCACCACGGCGGGGCGATCGAGGACGGGGCGAGGTTTTTGACGCGGGTGATCGAGGAGGCGGGGGCGAGCGGGCGGACGCTGGACGAGGTGGCGGCGGGGGAGGTGGCGAGGATCAAGGCGAGCGGGGAGCGGATCTCGGGGTTCGGGCACCGGGTGCACACGAAGGACCCGCGGACGGCGCGGCTGTTCGAGTTGGCGGCGGAGGCGGGGCTTGGGGAGACGGGGACGAGCCACATCGGGGCGGCGCGGGCCGTGGAGCGGGCATTCGCGGCGATCGGGCGGCCGCTGCCGATCAACGTGGATGGGGCGATCGGGGCGATCCTGGCGGACCTTGGGCTGGACCCCAGGGTGTACAACGGGATCTTCATCATCGCGCGGGCGCCGGGGCTGGTGGCGCACGTGGCGGAGGAGCAGTCGCGGGAGCGGCCGATGAGGCGGATCGACCCGGTGAACCATGCGTACGACGGGCCGGTGGCGGGGGCGCGGTGA
- a CDS encoding GNAT family N-acetyltransferase, producing the protein MTTAIPSPAEVPTIETARLVLRRWSMDDVDEVARICAMKVIAETTSTIPHPYTREHAETFLRARTAGGNEGTADRTYAFAAEWRGEKGLAGTVGLRVEDAHGMAELGYWVAPERWNRGVATEMSGAAVRFGFEVLGLRRIHAGYYKRNAASGRVLAKLGFVEEGCRRGHVVRFGRVEDLVVTGLMREEWDAGRVC; encoded by the coding sequence ATGACGACGGCGATCCCGAGTCCGGCGGAGGTGCCGACGATTGAAACGGCGCGGCTGGTGCTGCGCCGGTGGTCGATGGACGATGTGGATGAGGTGGCGCGGATCTGCGCGATGAAGGTGATCGCGGAGACGACGTCGACAATTCCGCATCCGTACACGCGGGAGCATGCGGAGACGTTCCTGCGGGCGAGGACGGCGGGGGGGAACGAGGGGACGGCGGACCGGACGTACGCGTTCGCGGCGGAGTGGCGTGGGGAGAAGGGGCTGGCGGGGACGGTGGGGCTGCGGGTGGAGGATGCGCACGGGATGGCGGAGCTGGGGTATTGGGTGGCGCCGGAGCGGTGGAACCGTGGCGTGGCGACGGAGATGTCGGGGGCGGCCGTGCGGTTCGGGTTTGAGGTGCTGGGGTTGAGGCGGATCCACGCGGGGTATTACAAGAGGAACGCGGCGTCGGGGCGGGTGCTGGCGAAACTGGGGTTTGTGGAGGAGGGGTGCCGGCGGGGGCATGTGGTTCGCTTCGGGCGGGTGGAGGATCTGGTGGTGACGGGGCTGATGCGGGAGGAGTGGGACGCCGGGCGGGTGTGCTGA
- a CDS encoding TetR family transcriptional regulator, which yields MKQRRKKATETAGANRDAMLDAAEVVVIREGIGRLTLDAVAKQARLSKGGLLHHFPTKDALIDGLVQRLVGAWRGECEAAIDRQPAGPGRVPRAFLENCLSCAERWTETMRRRSFVLVAALAHDPRRVEPLRRLHRELSVRIEADGLLPGVGEAVQLAVDGLWYDWLFGLTELTPQKLAGVRAALGRLVEQSRLPARSKSGRRLRAAARKRGARAPGERGGGKRDRGVAGRRGVR from the coding sequence ATGAAGCAGCGTCGGAAGAAGGCGACCGAGACGGCGGGCGCGAATCGCGATGCGATGCTGGACGCGGCCGAGGTGGTGGTGATCCGGGAAGGGATCGGCCGGCTGACGCTGGACGCGGTGGCGAAGCAGGCGAGGCTGAGCAAGGGCGGGTTGCTGCACCACTTCCCGACGAAGGATGCGCTGATCGACGGGCTCGTGCAGCGGCTGGTGGGTGCGTGGCGCGGGGAGTGCGAGGCGGCGATCGATCGTCAGCCGGCGGGGCCGGGGCGCGTGCCGCGGGCGTTCCTGGAGAACTGCCTGTCGTGCGCGGAGCGGTGGACGGAGACGATGCGTCGGCGGAGCTTCGTGCTGGTGGCGGCGCTGGCGCACGATCCGCGACGGGTGGAACCGCTGCGGCGGCTTCACCGGGAGTTGTCGGTGCGGATCGAGGCGGATGGGCTGCTGCCCGGGGTTGGGGAGGCGGTGCAGCTGGCCGTGGACGGGCTGTGGTACGACTGGCTCTTCGGGTTGACGGAACTGACGCCGCAGAAGTTGGCGGGGGTGCGGGCGGCGCTGGGGCGGCTGGTGGAACAATCGAGGCTGCCGGCGCGATCGAAGAGCGGACGGCGGCTGAGGGCGGCGGCGCGGAAGCGCGGGGCACGGGCACCGGGCGAGCGGGGCGGCGGGAAGCGTGACAGAGGCGTTGCGGGTCGGCGTGGGGTGAGGTAA
- a CDS encoding efflux RND transporter periplasmic adaptor subunit, translated as MKRSSLLAGVAVFAGIGLVGGGLALVKYREFKKAAAESHAFEPAQAVQVVEAKEVQWRPTAELIGTVISLRSVRVSNELAGSIKEVRFESGSVVEAGQVLLVLDDSADQADLAAAKANVRVAEASVSVADARLSLAKSELERMEGAVKARAASEMDYDRSKSELQRAEADRDRLVAEIDQAKARVAQVQTRLDKMVIKAPFKGRAGLRLVHEGQYLAEGSSIVLLESMSDTIYLDFAVPQEYLARVHPGLAVMATSDVLGPEPVRIEVVAVDATVNNDTRNVRVRAVVHNEDERLRPGMFIKIRVPVEETRAYVAVPTTAVRRTSYGDQVFVVKAVPAPEGAAPGGGPGEQLRASQRFVRLGPMVGDDVIVLEGLSVGDPVAATGSFKLHEGALVSRVEPGTAAAGGAPVASKESAQP; from the coding sequence ATGAAGCGATCATCACTGTTGGCGGGCGTGGCCGTGTTTGCGGGAATCGGGCTGGTGGGCGGCGGGCTGGCGCTGGTCAAGTACCGGGAGTTCAAGAAGGCGGCCGCGGAGTCGCACGCGTTCGAGCCTGCGCAGGCGGTGCAGGTGGTGGAGGCGAAAGAGGTGCAGTGGCGGCCGACGGCGGAGTTGATCGGGACGGTGATCTCGCTGCGGTCGGTGCGGGTGAGCAACGAACTGGCCGGGAGCATCAAGGAAGTGCGGTTTGAGTCGGGGTCGGTGGTGGAGGCGGGGCAGGTGCTGCTGGTGCTTGATGATTCGGCGGACCAGGCGGACCTTGCCGCGGCGAAGGCGAACGTGAGGGTGGCGGAGGCGAGCGTGTCGGTGGCGGATGCGAGGTTGAGCCTGGCCAAGTCGGAACTGGAGAGGATGGAGGGGGCGGTGAAGGCGCGGGCAGCGTCGGAGATGGACTACGACCGGTCGAAGTCGGAGCTGCAGCGGGCGGAGGCGGACCGAGACCGGCTGGTGGCGGAGATCGACCAGGCCAAGGCACGGGTGGCGCAGGTGCAGACGCGGCTGGACAAGATGGTGATCAAGGCGCCGTTCAAGGGGCGAGCCGGGCTGCGGCTGGTGCACGAGGGGCAGTATTTGGCGGAGGGGTCGAGCATCGTGCTGCTGGAGTCGATGTCCGACACGATCTACCTGGATTTCGCGGTCCCGCAGGAGTACCTGGCGCGGGTGCACCCGGGGCTGGCGGTGATGGCGACCAGCGATGTGCTGGGGCCGGAGCCGGTGCGGATCGAGGTGGTCGCGGTGGACGCGACGGTGAACAACGACACGCGGAACGTGCGGGTCCGAGCGGTGGTGCACAACGAGGATGAGCGTCTGCGGCCGGGGATGTTCATCAAGATCCGCGTGCCGGTGGAGGAGACCCGGGCGTACGTGGCGGTGCCGACGACGGCGGTGCGGAGGACGTCGTACGGCGACCAGGTGTTCGTGGTCAAAGCGGTTCCGGCGCCGGAGGGGGCTGCGCCGGGCGGGGGGCCCGGGGAGCAGCTCAGGGCGTCGCAGCGGTTTGTCAGGCTGGGGCCGATGGTGGGCGATGACGTGATCGTGCTGGAGGGGCTGTCGGTGGGGGACCCGGTGGCGGCGACGGGGTCGTTCAAGCTGCACGAAGGGGCATTGGTGAGCAGGGTCGAGCCGGGGACAGCGGCGGCGGGCGGGGCGCCGGTGGCGTCGAAGGAATCCGCGCAGCCGTGA
- a CDS encoding efflux RND transporter permease subunit yields the protein MKSITDLFIKRPVLAVVVNLIIVAVGLRCITALPIRQYPRIESTSIVINTVYIGASADTVRGFITTPIERAVSAIDGVDYIESSSTAGVSSITVRLKLNHDSNDALAEIGARLNQVRSELPAEAESPVIEIQRADRPFATFYISFTSTTLDLTRLTEYLSREVQPELGTIEGVQRCGVEGPRNIAMRIWLDEGLMTGLDVTPTEVFEALRKNNYLAAVGHTKSKDVQIDLLTNTDLRTPAEFERLVIRQREGSIVRLRDVARVELGSEEPTAEAGFNDSPAIYLSIWPLPRANEIEVATRLRAEMERLRPSLPAGVDMKLAYDGTYYMRNALKEIGKTLAETIGIVALVVFLFMGSIRTVLVPLVAIPISICGACIFMVVFGFSLNLLTILAVVLCVGLVVDDAIVMVENVERHVREGDTRVNAALKGARELFAPVVAMTITLAAVYAPIGFQGGLTGVLFKEFAFTLAAAVVVSGIVAITLSPVMSSALVPAHGRETRFTRVVNRLFDRVRGAYARALNVTLTLRWTMAVGAVLIALGAAPLYMFSGKELAPTEDEGGLFFVLQASPDSTLDASRKAVSQVANSLASLPEANFVWRVLMSPSSGFGGMQAKPWDERDRTTAEILPEAYGRVSTIAGVRAIPVLPPPLPGAGQFDVEMILTSSEPPEQMAGIAGQLVGAAFGTKKFLYADTDLKIDLPQTRIIIDRDKVADMGLDLSTVGRDLAVMLSGGYVNRFNYDGRSYKVIPQVVDASRGAPEDVLQMKIRTGVGGGLVSLSSFVRLETTAAPRTLNRFQQRNSVKIYGVVGPGVTKGEALSALEDEARKILPPGYAIDYAGESRQLRTEGSSLAVTLGFALGLIYLVLAAQFGSFRDPLIVLLGSVPLAITGALIFTFLGWTTINIYSQVGLITLVGLVAKNGILIVEFANQLQEQGHDKAAAAREAAVTRLRPILMTSVATVVGHFPLVLVTGAGALSRNSIGIMLVTGMIISTVFTLLFVPSIYVLIAGKRTPHPHAESAEAGGVSHHPAREHVHGPSARGMPAGVGI from the coding sequence ATGAAATCGATAACGGACCTGTTCATCAAGCGGCCGGTGCTCGCCGTGGTGGTCAACCTGATCATCGTGGCGGTGGGGCTGCGGTGCATCACGGCGTTGCCGATCCGGCAGTATCCGCGGATCGAGTCGACGTCGATCGTGATCAACACGGTGTACATCGGGGCGAGCGCGGACACGGTGCGCGGGTTCATCACGACGCCGATCGAGCGGGCGGTGTCGGCGATCGACGGGGTGGACTACATCGAGAGTTCGAGCACGGCGGGGGTGAGCAGCATCACGGTCCGGCTGAAGCTGAACCACGACAGCAACGATGCGCTCGCGGAGATCGGCGCGAGGCTGAACCAGGTGAGGAGCGAGTTGCCGGCGGAGGCGGAATCGCCGGTCATCGAGATCCAGCGGGCGGACCGGCCGTTCGCGACGTTCTACATCAGTTTCACGAGCACGACGCTCGACCTGACGAGGCTGACGGAGTACCTCTCGCGCGAGGTGCAGCCGGAACTGGGGACGATCGAGGGGGTGCAGCGGTGCGGGGTCGAGGGTCCGCGGAACATCGCGATGCGGATCTGGCTCGACGAAGGTCTGATGACGGGCCTGGACGTGACGCCGACGGAGGTGTTCGAGGCGCTGAGGAAGAACAACTACCTCGCCGCGGTGGGTCACACCAAGAGCAAGGACGTGCAGATCGACCTGCTGACGAACACGGACCTGCGGACGCCGGCGGAGTTCGAGCGGCTGGTCATCCGGCAGCGGGAGGGGTCGATCGTCCGGCTGCGTGACGTGGCGAGGGTGGAACTGGGGAGCGAGGAGCCGACGGCGGAGGCGGGGTTCAACGACAGCCCGGCGATCTACCTGTCGATCTGGCCGCTGCCGCGGGCGAACGAGATCGAGGTGGCGACGCGGCTGAGGGCGGAGATGGAGCGGCTGCGGCCGTCGCTGCCGGCGGGCGTCGACATGAAGCTGGCGTACGACGGCACGTACTACATGCGCAACGCGCTGAAGGAGATCGGGAAGACGCTGGCGGAGACGATCGGGATCGTGGCGCTGGTGGTGTTCCTGTTCATGGGGTCGATCCGGACGGTGCTGGTGCCGCTGGTGGCGATCCCGATCTCGATCTGCGGGGCGTGCATCTTCATGGTCGTGTTCGGGTTCTCGCTGAACCTGCTGACGATCCTGGCTGTGGTGCTGTGCGTGGGGCTGGTGGTGGACGACGCGATCGTGATGGTGGAGAACGTGGAGCGGCACGTGCGGGAGGGGGACACGCGGGTCAACGCGGCGCTCAAGGGGGCGCGGGAGCTGTTTGCGCCGGTGGTCGCGATGACGATCACGCTGGCGGCGGTGTACGCGCCGATCGGGTTCCAGGGGGGGCTGACCGGGGTGCTGTTCAAGGAGTTCGCGTTCACGCTGGCGGCGGCGGTGGTGGTGTCGGGGATCGTCGCGATCACGCTGTCGCCGGTGATGAGCTCGGCGCTGGTGCCGGCGCACGGTCGGGAGACGCGGTTCACGCGGGTGGTGAACCGGCTGTTCGACCGCGTGCGGGGCGCGTACGCGCGGGCGCTCAATGTCACGCTGACGCTCCGGTGGACGATGGCGGTGGGGGCGGTACTGATCGCGCTTGGGGCGGCGCCGCTGTACATGTTCTCGGGGAAGGAACTGGCGCCGACGGAGGACGAGGGGGGGCTGTTCTTTGTGCTTCAGGCGTCGCCGGACTCGACGCTGGACGCCTCGCGCAAGGCGGTGTCGCAGGTGGCCAACTCGCTGGCGAGCCTGCCGGAAGCGAACTTCGTGTGGCGGGTGCTGATGTCGCCGTCGTCGGGGTTCGGCGGGATGCAGGCCAAGCCGTGGGACGAGCGGGACCGGACCACGGCGGAGATCCTGCCGGAGGCGTACGGGCGGGTATCGACGATCGCTGGGGTGCGGGCGATCCCCGTGCTGCCGCCGCCGCTGCCGGGGGCGGGGCAGTTCGACGTCGAGATGATCCTGACGAGCAGCGAGCCGCCGGAGCAGATGGCGGGGATCGCCGGTCAACTGGTCGGGGCGGCCTTCGGGACGAAGAAGTTCCTGTACGCGGACACGGACCTGAAGATTGACCTCCCGCAGACGCGGATCATCATCGATCGCGACAAGGTCGCGGACATGGGGCTGGACCTGTCGACGGTTGGCCGGGACCTGGCGGTGATGCTGTCGGGCGGGTATGTCAACCGCTTCAACTACGACGGGCGGAGTTACAAGGTGATCCCGCAGGTGGTTGATGCGAGCCGGGGGGCGCCGGAGGATGTGCTGCAGATGAAGATCCGAACGGGCGTCGGTGGCGGGCTGGTGAGCCTGTCCTCGTTCGTGCGGCTCGAGACGACGGCGGCGCCGCGCACGCTGAACCGGTTCCAGCAGCGCAACAGCGTGAAGATCTACGGGGTCGTGGGCCCGGGGGTTACCAAGGGGGAGGCGCTGTCGGCGCTGGAGGATGAGGCGAGGAAGATTCTGCCGCCGGGGTACGCGATCGACTACGCCGGCGAATCGAGGCAGCTCAGGACCGAGGGGTCGTCGCTGGCGGTGACGCTCGGGTTTGCGCTGGGGCTGATCTACCTCGTGCTGGCGGCGCAGTTCGGCAGTTTCCGGGATCCGCTGATCGTGCTGCTGGGGTCGGTGCCGCTGGCGATCACGGGGGCGCTGATCTTCACCTTCCTGGGGTGGACGACGATCAACATCTACTCGCAGGTGGGGCTGATCACGCTGGTCGGGCTGGTGGCGAAGAACGGGATTCTGATTGTCGAGTTCGCCAACCAGTTGCAGGAGCAGGGGCACGACAAGGCCGCGGCGGCGCGGGAGGCGGCGGTGACGCGCCTGAGGCCGATCCTGATGACGAGCGTGGCGACGGTGGTCGGGCACTTCCCGCTGGTGCTGGTGACCGGGGCGGGCGCTCTGTCGCGCAACAGCATCGGCATCATGCTGGTGACGGGGATGATCATCTCGACGGTGTTCACGCTGCTGTTTGTGCCGTCGATCTATGTCCTGATCGCCGGGAAACGGACGCCGCATCCGCATGCGGAGTCGGCGGAGGCGGGGGGCGTCTCGCACCACCCGGCGCGGGAGCACGTGCACGGGCCCTCGGCGCGGGGAATGCCGGCGGGGGTGGGGATCTAG
- a CDS encoding sodium:proton antiporter has protein sequence MSTATQSLAMAFGIGALISTVSSRLRIPSVLPLLIAGVAVGRSGLGLVDTASIGDTFRALVALSIGLLVFEGGLHLDRRELGRAPRAVLGLLTIGALITWLGVAALAVYILGMDWPIGLVLGSIVIVTGPTVIQPILRQVRLSPNLHAALSAEAILIDPIGVIVSVSTLELVLAYYEGAFEGAWPNVVRGLAMPVGGGFLVGAVVGILGAGLLRIIGRHGPSLNVAATGLCMLAIGAGEMVAAEGGLVAATIAAVILANTHVVATSDVRQFKEQVATLLVGMLFVLLAAQMDITRLPQLNYKHVLFIGGILLLVRPVGVAVASLGTQLELRERAFAGLFAPRGIVAASVAALAVVRLSAGLESIGTKESAVWLAQAQSLDIVVFAIIIVSVVWATVAAWPLGKALGVLAGPPRGVMIVGAHGLGREAARALVAAKVPVLLIDANARRCEVAKRDGLTVAIADATDGEQLGDMVRMHEIGWVFAWTGNDDVDRVVGRWAAKTLGKDRVLVGLPEAPRAKGENGNGGAQQGVRHFERMLHDGIVHVSIAEPAAGVVPLLSVDDGAPRSTDRAKAKPDESWLVLSRVPGQDDRAS, from the coding sequence ATGTCGACCGCGACACAATCTCTGGCGATGGCATTCGGGATCGGGGCCCTGATCTCCACGGTCTCCTCGCGCCTGCGCATCCCCTCCGTCCTCCCGCTCCTCATCGCCGGTGTCGCCGTCGGCCGCTCCGGCCTCGGGCTCGTCGACACCGCCAGCATCGGCGACACGTTCCGGGCCCTTGTCGCCCTTTCAATCGGCCTGCTCGTCTTCGAAGGAGGCCTCCACCTCGATCGCCGCGAACTCGGCCGCGCCCCCCGCGCCGTCCTCGGCCTGCTCACGATCGGCGCCCTGATCACCTGGCTCGGCGTCGCCGCGCTGGCCGTCTACATCCTCGGCATGGACTGGCCGATCGGCCTGGTCCTCGGCTCGATCGTCATCGTCACCGGCCCCACCGTTATCCAGCCCATCCTCCGCCAGGTACGCCTCAGCCCCAATCTCCACGCCGCCCTCAGCGCCGAGGCGATCCTCATCGATCCGATCGGCGTCATCGTCTCAGTCTCCACCCTTGAACTGGTCCTGGCCTACTACGAGGGCGCGTTCGAGGGCGCCTGGCCCAACGTCGTCCGCGGCCTGGCCATGCCCGTCGGCGGCGGGTTCCTCGTCGGCGCCGTGGTCGGAATCCTCGGCGCCGGCCTGCTCAGGATCATCGGCCGCCACGGCCCGTCGCTCAACGTCGCCGCCACCGGCCTGTGCATGCTCGCCATCGGCGCCGGCGAGATGGTCGCCGCCGAGGGCGGCCTGGTAGCCGCCACCATCGCGGCCGTCATCCTCGCCAACACCCACGTCGTCGCCACCTCCGATGTGCGCCAGTTCAAGGAGCAGGTCGCCACCCTGCTCGTCGGCATGCTCTTTGTCCTCCTGGCCGCCCAGATGGACATCACCCGCCTCCCGCAACTCAACTACAAGCACGTCCTGTTCATCGGCGGCATCCTCCTGCTCGTACGCCCGGTCGGAGTCGCCGTCGCCTCCCTCGGCACGCAGCTCGAACTGCGTGAGCGTGCCTTCGCCGGCCTCTTCGCCCCGCGCGGCATCGTCGCCGCCTCCGTCGCAGCCCTCGCCGTCGTGCGGCTCAGCGCCGGTCTTGAGTCCATCGGAACCAAGGAAAGCGCCGTCTGGCTCGCACAGGCCCAGAGCCTCGACATCGTCGTCTTCGCGATCATCATCGTCAGCGTGGTCTGGGCCACCGTCGCCGCCTGGCCCCTCGGCAAGGCGCTCGGCGTCCTCGCCGGCCCGCCTCGCGGCGTCATGATCGTCGGCGCCCACGGCCTGGGCCGGGAAGCCGCCCGGGCCCTCGTCGCCGCCAAGGTCCCCGTGCTCCTGATCGACGCCAACGCCCGCCGGTGCGAGGTCGCCAAGCGCGACGGCCTCACCGTTGCCATCGCGGACGCCACCGACGGCGAACAACTCGGCGACATGGTCCGGATGCACGAGATCGGCTGGGTCTTCGCCTGGACCGGCAACGACGACGTCGACCGGGTCGTCGGCCGCTGGGCCGCCAAGACCCTCGGCAAGGACCGCGTCCTCGTCGGCCTCCCCGAGGCCCCCCGCGCCAAGGGCGAGAACGGCAACGGCGGTGCCCAGCAGGGAGTCCGTCACTTCGAGCGCATGCTCCACGATGGCATTGTGCACGTCTCCATCGCGGAACCAGCCGCGGGTGTGGTCCCCCTGCTCTCGGTCGATGACGGCGCCCCCCGCTCCACCGACCGCGCCAAGGCCAAGCCCGATGAATCGTGGCTGGTCCTTTCCAGGGTCCCCGGACAGGACGATCGCGCGTCCTAG
- a CDS encoding HDIG domain-containing protein, producing MAHTTSDIATLFPNLADIKDARLRDGVAAVWNEALTSGCGGKGWTFEEIRAIPFTLLAGKIDLRFVEHLNSCCKQCIAIAGVLKEVFGSRVPVNLDVLIAGSLLADVGKMLEFDKDGSGLVVKGHYGEMLRHPFSGVALCYKHGIPAEVMHIVATHSHEGDKVERTIESWIFHHADFVDFDIAKVLGKQAGK from the coding sequence ATGGCGCACACCACATCGGACATCGCGACACTGTTCCCGAATCTTGCGGACATCAAGGACGCCCGGCTGCGCGACGGGGTGGCGGCGGTCTGGAATGAGGCGCTGACCTCGGGGTGCGGCGGGAAGGGGTGGACGTTCGAGGAGATCCGGGCGATCCCGTTCACGCTGCTGGCGGGGAAGATCGACCTGAGGTTCGTGGAGCACCTGAACTCGTGCTGCAAGCAGTGCATCGCGATCGCGGGGGTGCTGAAGGAGGTGTTCGGCAGCCGCGTGCCGGTGAACCTGGATGTGCTGATCGCGGGGAGCCTGCTGGCGGACGTGGGGAAGATGCTGGAGTTCGACAAGGACGGATCGGGGCTGGTGGTCAAGGGGCACTACGGCGAGATGCTGCGGCACCCGTTCAGCGGGGTGGCGCTGTGCTACAAGCACGGGATCCCGGCGGAGGTGATGCACATCGTGGCGACGCACAGCCACGAAGGGGACAAGGTGGAGCGGACGATCGAGAGCTGGATCTTCCACCACGCGGATTTCGTGGACTTTGATATCGCGAAGGTGCTGGGGAAGCAGGCGGGGAAGTAG